From Microbacterium invictum, the proteins below share one genomic window:
- a CDS encoding siderophore-interacting protein — protein MTSEPKGPARRRPPEDAGRFARDGGRIRFTARSATVVRVERIAPPIVRVTVTGPDFADFTSVGPADHVRLFFPDPVTGELVAPKPVGVGEDGIVRPDRASIARDFTPLPRAVDGGVELDLDFFTHPDPGPASAWAESAQPGDQLVVIGPRGSKRAPQDIDALLLLCDETSLPSVSRWVRDVPPGTTVDVVAAVPGDASWVAGYIGAGAGVTVRVHLVPEAAKWLDAVRGLAIGAGTFVWAAGEASALVPLRRYLRRELGLPAAQAVVSGYWRSGVVAFDHHAPVDPADPD, from the coding sequence CGCCCGAGGACGCGGGCCGCTTCGCGCGCGACGGCGGTCGCATCCGCTTCACCGCCCGCAGCGCCACCGTGGTGCGCGTGGAACGGATCGCGCCGCCCATCGTGCGGGTGACGGTGACCGGACCCGACTTCGCGGACTTCACCAGCGTCGGACCCGCCGATCACGTGCGGCTCTTCTTCCCCGATCCGGTCACCGGCGAACTGGTGGCGCCGAAGCCGGTCGGCGTGGGCGAGGACGGCATCGTCCGCCCCGACCGCGCATCGATCGCCCGTGACTTCACGCCGTTGCCGCGTGCCGTCGACGGGGGTGTCGAGCTGGACCTCGATTTCTTCACGCACCCCGACCCCGGACCGGCATCGGCCTGGGCCGAGAGCGCGCAGCCGGGGGACCAGCTCGTCGTCATCGGCCCGCGCGGATCCAAGCGCGCTCCGCAGGACATCGACGCCCTCCTGCTGCTCTGCGACGAGACGTCACTGCCCTCGGTCTCGCGCTGGGTGCGCGACGTACCGCCTGGCACCACGGTCGACGTGGTCGCGGCGGTGCCCGGCGACGCCTCATGGGTCGCCGGATACATCGGTGCCGGCGCGGGTGTCACCGTGCGGGTGCATCTCGTCCCCGAGGCCGCGAAGTGGCTCGATGCCGTGCGCGGCCTGGCGATCGGCGCGGGCACGTTCGTGTGGGCGGCGGGCGAGGCGTCGGCGCTCGTGCCGCTGCGGCGGTACCTGCGCCGCGAGCTCGGGCTGCCCGCGGCGCAGGCGGTCGTCAGCGGCTATTGGCGCAGCGGCGTGGTGGCGTTCGACCACCATGCCCCCGTCGATCCCGCCGATCCGGACTGA
- a CDS encoding carboxymuconolactone decarboxylase family protein has product MRISKIAPEEMSPRQQEVFERIAGSRGRLGAPFQVWLQSPELCDRVEQLGSYLRWDSSLPLRLRELALLIAARRFDAQYSWNAHVDVAVREGIPQGAVDALARRETPVFDRDEDQVFYAFCTELLAEHFVPQELFDQMVGHFGEVGVVDTVASLGNFTMLGMLLNTFEVDLQADREPPYPDISGYARVEA; this is encoded by the coding sequence ATGCGCATCAGCAAGATCGCGCCGGAGGAGATGTCTCCGCGCCAGCAGGAAGTGTTCGAGAGGATCGCAGGTTCCCGCGGCCGGCTGGGAGCGCCGTTCCAGGTGTGGCTGCAGAGCCCCGAGCTGTGCGACCGGGTCGAGCAGCTCGGATCGTACCTGCGCTGGGACTCGAGTCTGCCGCTGCGGCTGCGTGAACTGGCGCTGCTGATCGCCGCCCGCCGGTTCGACGCCCAGTACTCCTGGAATGCGCACGTCGACGTCGCCGTGCGCGAAGGCATTCCGCAAGGGGCCGTCGACGCGCTCGCCCGGCGCGAGACGCCGGTCTTCGATCGCGACGAGGACCAGGTCTTCTACGCGTTCTGCACCGAGCTGCTCGCCGAGCACTTCGTGCCGCAGGAGCTCTTCGACCAGATGGTCGGCCACTTCGGCGAGGTGGGCGTCGTCGACACGGTGGCCTCGCTCGGCAACTTCACGATGCTCGGCATGCTGCTGAACACGTTCGAGGTGGATCTGCAGGCCGATCGCGAACCGCCGTACCCCGACATCAGCGGGTACGCGCGCGTCGAGGCCTGA
- a CDS encoding MFS transporter, whose translation MNTTPATGPAVQRNPWPALWALVIGFFMILVDTTIVSVANPAIKAALDPGTNNLDNVIWVTSAYLLAYAVPLLITGRLGDRFGPKNIYLIGLAVFTLASLGCGLSPTLGTLIAMRAVQGLGASMMTPQTMAVITRTFPPNRRGAAMGLWGSTSGVAMLVGPLAGGLLVDGLGWEWIFFVNLPVGIIAFVMAWILVPKLETHPHRFDVVGVFLSAIALFLIVFGLQEAEHYDWGVIWGPISVPVLIGAGVVVLGVFVWQQFRTRSEALVPMELFRSRNFSAASVGVAAVGFTAASMALPLMFFLQLARGLTPTESALILIPMAVCVGVLSPLVGRLQDRVDARWLLVPGMLLVSGSLVWYALVMNMDVPIWALLLPSALMGIGQSGMWGPMAATATRSLTPRQAGAGSGVYNTMRTVGSVVGSAAIAAVMQGRLEANLPGLDDAANGIGGGTLPEQIAEPFSTAMAQATLLPAAVILVGVAASLFMRDPKPKQDERSTRSVEEQAPQLG comes from the coding sequence ATGAACACCACCCCCGCAACCGGCCCGGCCGTGCAGCGCAACCCGTGGCCTGCCCTCTGGGCACTGGTCATCGGGTTCTTCATGATCCTCGTCGATACGACGATCGTCTCGGTCGCCAATCCGGCGATCAAGGCCGCGCTCGACCCGGGCACCAACAACCTCGACAACGTGATCTGGGTGACGTCGGCGTATCTGCTCGCCTATGCCGTCCCGCTGCTCATCACGGGGCGTCTCGGTGACCGGTTCGGGCCCAAGAACATCTACCTGATCGGGCTGGCGGTGTTCACCCTGGCATCCCTCGGCTGCGGGCTGTCTCCCACCCTCGGCACCCTCATCGCCATGCGCGCTGTTCAGGGTCTTGGGGCGTCGATGATGACGCCGCAGACCATGGCTGTCATCACGCGTACCTTCCCGCCGAACCGACGTGGTGCGGCGATGGGGCTGTGGGGCTCGACGTCAGGCGTCGCGATGCTCGTCGGCCCGCTTGCCGGCGGCCTGCTCGTGGACGGTCTCGGCTGGGAGTGGATCTTCTTCGTGAACCTCCCCGTCGGCATCATCGCCTTCGTCATGGCATGGATCCTCGTGCCGAAGCTCGAGACCCACCCGCACCGCTTCGACGTGGTCGGCGTGTTCCTCAGTGCGATTGCGCTGTTCCTCATCGTCTTCGGGCTGCAGGAGGCCGAGCACTACGACTGGGGCGTGATCTGGGGGCCGATCTCGGTACCCGTGCTGATCGGCGCCGGCGTCGTCGTCCTCGGGGTGTTCGTGTGGCAGCAGTTCCGCACCCGCAGCGAGGCGCTCGTGCCGATGGAGCTGTTCCGCAGTCGCAACTTCTCCGCGGCAAGCGTCGGTGTGGCGGCGGTGGGCTTCACCGCCGCGAGCATGGCGCTGCCGCTCATGTTCTTCCTGCAGCTGGCTCGGGGCCTCACGCCCACCGAGTCGGCGCTGATCCTGATCCCGATGGCGGTGTGCGTCGGGGTCCTGTCGCCGTTGGTCGGTCGGTTGCAGGATCGCGTCGACGCTCGCTGGCTGCTCGTCCCGGGGATGCTGCTCGTGTCTGGCTCGCTCGTCTGGTACGCCCTCGTGATGAACATGGACGTCCCGATCTGGGCGCTGCTGCTGCCGTCCGCGCTCATGGGCATCGGACAGTCCGGCATGTGGGGTCCGATGGCCGCGACGGCGACGCGCAGCCTGACGCCACGCCAGGCCGGCGCCGGATCAGGGGTCTACAACACGATGCGCACCGTCGGCTCGGTGGTCGGATCGGCCGCGATCGCCGCCGTCATGCAGGGGCGGCTCGAAGCGAACCTCCCCGGACTCGACGACGCGGCGAACGGTATCGGGGGAGGCACTCTGCCCGAGCAGATCGCGGAGCCGTTCTCCACGGCGATGGCGCAGGCCACCCTGCTGCCGGCGGCGGTGATCCTCGTGGGCGTCGCTGCGTCACTGTTCATGCGCGATCCGAAGCCGAAGCAGGATGAGCGCAGTACGCGCAGCGTCGAGGAGCAGGCTCCGCAGCTCGGCTGA
- a CDS encoding PadR family transcriptional regulator, with translation MAESLTPLSVIVVGLLRERDMHPYEMMRLIRQRGDDRLVTIANGTFYHTVTRLERRGYAASVGIDRAGNRPARTTYRLTERGAEAGAQWVRQELPRLGRLTEFRVALSESHDLPRGEVIDLLTQRRAALAEYTAELRDRLAAAAAREVPVQFLVEIERESAILDADFAWLDGFLSRLADPTVAWGIDELPVETRERLDAFRESVIS, from the coding sequence ATGGCAGAGAGCCTCACGCCGTTGAGCGTCATCGTGGTCGGACTGCTGCGCGAGCGCGACATGCATCCGTACGAGATGATGCGCCTCATCCGTCAGCGGGGCGACGACCGACTCGTCACCATCGCGAACGGCACGTTCTATCACACGGTCACGCGGCTGGAGCGGCGCGGATACGCGGCGTCGGTCGGCATCGACCGCGCCGGCAACCGCCCGGCTCGCACGACCTACCGGCTGACGGAACGCGGCGCGGAAGCCGGTGCGCAATGGGTGCGGCAGGAGCTCCCCCGGCTGGGGCGGCTCACCGAGTTCCGAGTCGCGCTGTCAGAGTCCCACGATCTGCCGCGCGGCGAGGTCATCGACCTGCTGACGCAGCGCCGCGCCGCCCTCGCCGAGTACACCGCCGAACTACGTGATCGCCTCGCCGCCGCGGCCGCCCGCGAGGTGCCGGTGCAGTTCCTCGTCGAGATCGAGCGGGAGAGCGCGATTCTGGATGCCGACTTCGCCTGGCTCGACGGATTCCTCTCGAGGCTGGCCGACCCCACCGTCGCGTGGGGCATCGACGAACTCCCTGTCGAGACGCGCGAGCGGCTCGACGCCTTCAGAGAAAGCGTCATCTCATGA